gccgggcccggCCCCGGGCTGCCGGATGGAGACGTTGGCGACGTTGCCGGCGCCGCTGAGGACGCAGACGCCGACCTGGCGCCGGCGCGAGAACCCGGCGACGCTGTCGACGACGTCGCACCCCGCGGCGACCTCGAGGACGTGGGCGCGCAGCGCGCTGGCGCTGTCCCGCGTGATGATCACCGGCGGCTTGGGCTTGTTCTTGGACCCCGCCGGGCGGCCCCGGGGGCGCCGCATCACCATGGGCTGCGGCGCCTGCTCCtcgcccgccgcagccgccagctgctggtggtggtgctggtccgcgccgccgtcgccgccgctgccgttgcTCCCGGCGCTGTTGATGGTGTTGCTGTCGTCGGCGAGCTCCTGCTTCGCCGGCGCGCCACCCGCTCCCATGAGCTGCTCCTGGAAATGCTGGAACGCCGGGTGCTGCCCCGGGAAGTGGTGCGCGAACGGGTggaacggcgccggcggcgcgaagtggtgcccgccgccgtgcgccgcagcagccgccacGGGATCCATCTCAGCCGCGCGGCCGGCCTCCTCCAATCCCCCCCACACGACCTCCTGGCCGCCGCTGAGCAGGTGTTCCGCCGGCCGGTGCGTCGCGAGACGGTGGCGCGGGCGGTCAAAGGGGAAGCTTGCGGCCGGCCGGGAGGTGTGGTGGTCTGGTGCTCTCGCTGTCTGGGTCTCGGGCCGACGACGATGCGCGGGGGGTTAAGACAAGCGCGTAGATTGGGGGCGGGGAGGTGGGACCCACGAGGTGTGTGTGTGGGGCCCACTGGGGGTTCGGGGGAGTCGTCCCTGTCTGTCCGATCCTGATCGCGGCCGGGCTGCTGGTGCTGGCCACGTCTCTCGCTGACATGTCTGATTGCGCCCGGGCGTCGCCGTGCCTGCCCCTGTGTTGACCCACCCGGCCTCGAGGCACAGCGCCTGCAGCCCACgcccggcgtcggcgtcgcccggCCCGTTGTTTAACCGTCCTCGAATTGTTTCTTTAATTTGTTGGGCACATTGGCGCCGTCATGCCAAAACAGATACCTTAGAGATAGAGACAGAGGGGGCTTATTCTCAAAAATGCTTATTTGATGCTTTTTGGAAGAACGAGATGCCATTGAATTAACTCCCATAGATAGAGGGCTACAAGATGTGTAGATGAGATAGACTCGCAATGCATCGTATCATCCTTTTTAGATAAGTGGACTTTGTTGGAGGTTGCCTCAGAGATACGTACGTATCCTAACACACATAAGTATCCTAACGTATATCCTTCTTAGAGATATGGGAGTTTATTCCCTAAAAAAGAGATATGGGAGTTTCAAATCCTAAGCCGTTATCTAAAGTGTGAAATATACCAGAGGGCTTGGTCTTAGAGATAGACGCATATGATGGAAAAGATCAGTAGAGATACAGTGACAGCCCACCCCAATCTTAACCAACCGTTAAAGatctttatatattttttatcatcACGTGTTAATATAGTCATGTGAACATAGGGCACTAAGATTTACATATTTTGGAATGCTTGGCTCTCCCAAAAGAGGTTTACTGTGGTGGAAGTTGACAACTTTAGAGATAGATACACAAGGTGGCTGTGAGATTATGTGGAGAAAGGGTGGTGATACATCCCAATGTTAATGAACCGCTCATTAACCATGCCCGAATCATTTTTGCTTGCAAATCAGTGTAAGTTAAGCAATGTCAAACAAAGCTCTGAGAGATAGAGATTTCGGAATACCTATTCAATATAAACATGAATTACATTGGAAAATGACCTTACAGATAGGTAGGCCTAATCTTTTGAGATTAAGATAGATAGGCCGAATCGTCTGAGATCGAGATAGATAGGCCGGATCATTTGAGATCCTCTGATATGAATCGATGATACTACCgttacaaatattttttttcctattttgaaAGGGCATACATAAAATGATTTTCCATTATAAACAAGATTATGACTAGCACCCGCAAGTTTTAGTTTATATGAGACATTGATGCCACAGCACCAAAAACCGAGTGCTAATCGATAGGGGGTTTTGAATGCTCTTGTTATCTCAAAAGACTCTGACCTTGAAAATAGAGAAGCATAGGTAAATCACACTAGAGGTAGGGTGGACATATCCATATGATACATGTTATAAACAATTCCATCTAGAAAAGATATGCACGGATAGTGCAGCCCACTAATGGGAACAAAACCTTAAAGAGAGTCTAGTATTGACTCATGGATCGGATCATCTATCCAGAGTGACATTACTTGAGGAATGACTCATACGGATGTCACTCCACTTTACTCTAAAGTTGCATGTTGAGTTTGAGCCATCGATACCAAATGCATGATCTACATCATTTGTTGATCCTCATACATTATATTGTTTGTTGTTTGCAACTGTTTTGCATGTTTTTAGATTTAAGCGATTGCATTTCACAACACATGTATAGTTGTGAAATATAAGTATATCGCAACACTCTTGCGTATCATATTGACCTGCTATATGACATATGCACACATTACAAAACCGAAATAGTCAAATAAAGATATTGGACATTATATCACAAGTATCACATTTTCACTATTATCTTTGGTTTTCAAAAGGAGAGCTTTGGAACGTGATCAAGGACACATGCATGTCAAAATGGCGGTATGGGCGATGATGAAGAAATTACTGAAATACACTAATTCTATGTCCAGGTCAACTGTCCAAAATAAACATTTACTTGAgaattactatatatatgttTGTGCCATTTTTGTCAACAATGATACACTATAATATCAGTGAATCGAGGAACATCTGACAAGTGTACAAATAAATATCAAATGCTAGCTAGACATGAGAGTGGGAGGAAGGAGTTTTGCATTGGAATGTTCAATTCTCTTAGAGAACTAACTCCACACCTTggattataattttttttcgaTATAGATGCTGGGCAATATATACAATGTGTGATTGTCTATTGTAGTTGtttcttgtttgtttctttGTGGAGACCAAGGAAACTTTTTAAAATAAATCAAGTGTTCATGGCATAGAAAAATTAAGCCTTCAAGCATTTTCATAGAAGAAAAACTTGAAGTTGACTATCAAGTCTTTGATCATTTATTCATAATAATGTTCTAGACACTAAGGCACTAATTAATGTTGAAAAACATGTTTTGTATTCAGTTATGTGTCTTTCAATATAAGCATTCTTAATTTTTAACAAAAAATATGTAGTTTTTAATATGAATTATTAATAATAAATTACTTTATATAAGGCACCTATAATAAAACTGCCCTAGCTAGATTTTCCCTGTGTAGAGCATGGGAGAGAGTTTAAATGTTCAACTCTTTGgtgtatttttttcttaagaTTTTGATCTTTTTAGAAATTGTTGATATAGATTTGTTGATAATATTATGAGGTTGTCTATTATATCCTTTTATTCCTATGAGGAGTAATGGGGAAAACTTTGCTTGAGAATACTCATGGGGATGCCATTCCTTGTTGAAACTAATAAATATTCGAAAACAACACTCTTGATAGAACATAGATGATCCGTGATGTACTCCATCTAATATGGACCCTTTGGGATATTGTAATTCATCTTTGTAATAAGCTATTCAATATACCATATGATGGAATTTCTCACATGAACAATTATTACTTTGGAATTTATTTTTTACATGAGAAAGAGAGATTGAATAACAAAGATCTAACAAAGATCTTGTGATACTGTTGCGATTCTTCTTTGTTTCATACGGAGAAATGGGGGAGTGGGGACTTTCTATGTGAAAATGGCACATAAGCCACAAAACACATGTTGGCGTGCTTGTTGGCATAAGAAACTCTTGACGTACCTTGTTGATTCAAGAATTAACAATCATAAATTAAACATTCTTTAGTTGACGAAAATTCATAGGATATTATGCCATGCTTGCCTGATGGAGATACTCCAGCATGTGCTACTTTCGATCAGATGGCCTGGTTGACTATATCTAGTTCATGTGGGATAAAGTCTTGCTCCAAATAACATGCCTGATGAAGTTTCTTACATGACCTTTAGGCACGAAACATAGTTTTATGTACTACACACAAAAGTCTTTGTCCATGGATAAAAGGCATAGACGTCGTGAGATCAACATTTGATAGTAGTCTGCAAGCTGATCCTGGGAGAAAGATTCTAAGCTGACTATCATCTTAAGTAGGAAACCATGAATTTTACTTAGGAAATGACTTGATGGAGTTAATGTCATTTCACTCCAACTGTAGTATTTTGTCATTCAGTTGATCaccaataaaaaaaacattggTTGGCCCCCCTTGCACCCCCCACAATGGTTGTTTTCATGCATGTGTTGATGCAACAATATGTTGAAGCTGACAACAATTCTTGAATTCGTGGCTTCCCAAGTTCTGGTCAGCATTTGCTCAAGAATGACCACTGTTGCTGTCACCCTTTCCCCATAGATCCTAAGGCATCACTTTGCACATTGGGATATTTCTGATTGTTTTTTCTGTTCGTTAGGTACATCTATTAATTCATACACAGAAAAATGAAGTTCAGGATGCAAACATCTCATGTCTGAATAATAGCACACATGCGCCACCACCATCACATTGACCACACTAACAAACATATGTAGCATGAAAGCATTGTTCACGGCATTATTAATTATAGcttcatatatattatatatagggATCAGGGAAGAAGTCCTCCAGGGCTCAAAAGAATCTTGGTGGTGGCAGAGGGAGTACTGACAGGAGCCCTCTATTTGTACCTTGATCACTCATGAAGATGGATGTCTGCATCAAAAGGCCCCACCTAGCCAAGTTAGAGACTCAAACTGGTGCTCTGGCCTTGCTAAAAGGGATGGCTGATTTGGACCACTGGAGCTGCATGCTTTGATTGAAAAGTAAGAAACTTGGTTACAGTTCCTTCTGATGATCTTCCGAATCAAATCCGGAGTCCGTACAGGCAAGTGTGCACGGCCAAGTACGAGGTCTGATTCGTACGACGGATGGTCTCTGGTTCTCACAATCTCACCCATGGTTCAACAGAAAAGCTGTTGTTAAAACGGGCTCTTCCTCCTATGACACACTGACCTATGGGAGGGTACAGGGTAGGCTAGCCATTAGCTCGTGGTTAATGGATTGCTATTGATGCTGCCATCGCCCAGGACAAGCAGCTCGATCCAACAATCCAGCCACTAATCCCCATCTGCGGCGAGGACGAACGCACGCGTGCGTGCACGGCGCGTCCGTCCCAAAAATGGGTGAGCCAGCGGCCTGGCGGGGTATCACAAAACAAGGCATGCTTCATGCTTGTCAGTAGCAGTggccgcctgctgctgcggcaTGCCGCGCTGCAGTTTTGGCGCGTCGTCAGCCACGCCCATGgtggccggccgcgggcgggcTCTCCCGGTGCCGTATCGGCAGGCGCGCGGCCGACCAGGCGGGCAGAgaggggccgggcgggccggCCGACGTGCGGTGGCAGGCCGGCCAGGCCGGGGATAGATAGATCGGGCGGCGGGCCTACAATGAATGACGATGCGTCGTCGGTCGCGAAACGAACAGTGGCCTCGGCGGCCCGGACCCCtacccgccggccggccgcccggccaCTGCATGCGATCGAAGTGACTACAGGCAGGCCGCAGGCAGAAGCAGGGGCAGGCAGGCTCCATCGAGCGATCCGATCgctcgctgctgctgcgtgCGGTCTCAGCGGCTTTCGGGCAGCAGCGTACGAGAAGCGCGTGCGACGCATTCATGCCTTGCGCGCGCACGCAAGCAAGTACGTGTGCGCCTGCAGGCGTcgagaggccggccggccgtagggctttccttccgtccgtcgtcgtcctcgcatCGTGACGCGGACAGCAGATGTCGTCCCGTCTCGTCCCGTCCGGAGAACATGATCGGCCGGCGTCGCACGGAATTGAAGCAGCAGAGACCTAGCTCTTCGATGTCCGGACGCTAGCTGGTGAGGACGTACGGCGCCTGCAGGCTGTGCTGCCATGGGGAGAGGGAGATCGTGCGTGACATGTAACCTCGGTCAGAAGCTGCGTGTTGCCTGCATATTTGTCTGTATGCACGtacgccgcgccggccgcgcctgctAATAGGCCGTAGTCTACTCTACATACCCTATCTCTGCTGTTGCGTGCAGGTAAACGATCGAACACGATCCTCCATCCATTGGCGcacgcgacgccgccgcgcagTTGACTACTACTCCATCCGGCCGTCGCACTCGCATGCCGCTCCCCGTCGCTTTCCCAGCAGACGGCGGGCACCGCTAGTTGTTGGGCTCGCGTGGGAACAGCGGCCACCATATCATCGTGACAGTGTGCCGGCCGGCGAGGCACGCATCAGCTCGTACCCATCCATCATCCGCGTCTCTGAATAATCCTGAACCCTCCGATGCCGCCGGCGCGCACGACGTCGTCGTCCAGCGCGCGAGATCACGGCTCGTTCCGTTGCACGGGTCGCCGGGGGTCGGGCCAGGCTCGGGACGCTGACGGCGACGGGCGAACCCGCGTGCGGGATTGCGGGATGGGAGGTGGGTCATGCgcgggcggccgcgcggcgcgacGTGAcgtctccaccgccgctgcTGCGTGCCACCGCCCGGCCAGGTTCGTTGGCGGGGGCCGGCCACGCCTACGCGCGTGCGACCCCGAAACACCGGGCGCTGCGGGGCTTGGACGCGCTGCCTGGGTGAAGCCGTCATTTGAGGGGTTGGGTTTGGTTGGTCTTGGCCTCTTGGGGTCGTCCGCTTGCTTGGGCCTGCAGCCGCGGGGCGTACGTGCCGACAACGCCCGCGGGGTGGCGAGCCAGCTCAGGGTCGTGTCTCTTGGGTGGGTGCTGGAGCCGATCGCCCAACGCCAGGACACGCCAGGGGGAGGCGACCGAATCTTTGACGCGATCAGGGATTCGGCCGGGACCTGTCGCCTGCCGGTGCCGGGAGTGCGACACCACTCTGTGCGCTCGCTACCTCCATGCTGCTATTGACGTCGTTTAACTTGACTTCTCTGACCGAGGGGCTGCTTGTATGTCGTCGGTGTGGTCGCGGCGCGCGTGGAAGGAGACGACGCACCAGGCCATCACAGCAGATCCGCGATGATCGCGATTGCCACTTAGTTGAGTTTAGATGCATGCCTTCATCAGTACAATTTATCAACCACGAATGTTGATGTTGTAACTTACAATAAGCTAGCTCTTGGTATAGGTGTCTCATTTCTTATCTGAGGAGCAaccatttcttttatatatagCTTTAACTAAAACAGTACTTCTCCAAAAAAACAAATACATGTCTAGACAGGATAAGCTAAAAACAAAATAACATATGAGATGTTCCAGCACTGACTAGCCATCTTCAACCGCACTGAGTCTCTCCTCGGACTCACAACTCAAATCATCAAGTAATTAGCATTATTACACTACAATGAATATCGTAGAAGATACGGCTTGTCAATACCTTGACTCTAAGCTAATCTCCTCACACTCACAACTCATCTAGGATATGTC
Above is a genomic segment from Setaria viridis chromosome 4, Setaria_viridis_v4.0, whole genome shotgun sequence containing:
- the LOC117851878 gene encoding AT-hook motif nuclear-localized protein 18; the protein is MDPVAAAAAHGGGHHFAPPAPFHPFAHHFPGQHPAFQHFQEQLMGAGGAPAKQELADDSNTINSAGSNGSGGDGGADQHHHQQLAAAAGEEQAPQPMVMRRPRGRPAGSKNKPKPPVIITRDSASALRAHVLEVAAGCDVVDSVAGFSRRRQVGVCVLSGAGNVANVSIRQPGAGPGAAVNLAGRFEILSLCGSFLPPPAPPSATGLTVYLSGGQGQIVGGAVAGPLVASGPVVIVAACFGNAAYERLPLDDDEPPQHQQTPQGLAGGQSSSSPPPQLPMGAGHPHPPPSLADQLPHSLMNGLPLPGDAYAWAGPGGGGGGAGRVAPY